TTGGTCACTTAAGTCAATAGAGCCATCAATGACCTTGTTCGCAAATAATGAATGACTGAGGATAATCAATAGTATGAAAAGTGGGCGTCTCACATCCGAAAATTAAGAATTAATTTCTAATTAAAAATGATTTGAAGTATAAAATAGTTGTTAAAAAAAATCCTTTCTAAACATTTTAGAAAGGATTTGAGATACTGAATTGTTAATGGGAGTTATACTACAACATTAATAATTCGTTTAGGAACAATAATAATTTTCTTAGGGTCTTTACCACCTAAATATCCTGCTGTTTTTTCATGTGCAAAAAGCGCTTTTTCGATATCGTCTTTCCCCATTTCAATAGGTAAGTCTAGTTTAAAACGCATTTTTCCATTAAAAGAAACAGGGTAAGAAAAATTACTTTCTATAATGTGTTGTTCATTAAATTCAGGCCATGGTGCTGTGGTTACACTTGTGTTATTCCCTAAACGCTCCCACAGTTCCTCAGTAATATGTGGAGCAAAAGGAGAAATTAAAACAACTAACTCACTCAAGATTGTTTTGTTTTTACATTTTTGAGCACCTAATTCATTTACAGCAATCATAAAAGTACTAATCACGGTATTGAAAGAATATCGCTCAATGTCCTCTGTTACTTTTTTAATCGTTTTATGTAAGGTTTTTAGCGCATCTTTTGTCGCTTCCCCCTCATCAAAAACATTGTCTTGTGGAAATAGACGCCATAATTTTTTTAAGAAATTATTGACTCCATTAATTCCTTGAGTATCCCAAGGTTTAGCTTGTTCCAATGGACCTAAAAACATTTCGTAACAACGCAATGAATCTGCTCCATATTGCTCACATAAGTCATCTGGAGTTTGTACGTTGTATTTCGACTTTGACATTTTTTCAATTTCATGCCCGCAGATATATTTTCCATCTTCTAATACAAATTCTGCATCTTTTAAGAAACTAAATAAAGGGTCTTTAGATGCTGCTTCAATGTTTAAGAGGTCATTTTCTACGTACTTAATATCGATGTGTAACTTTTGAGTTTTATATTCCTTTCTTAACCCTTTAGAAACAATTTTGTTTTCATCTTTTACTTTGTAAACAAAACTACTTCTCCCCAAAATCATTCCTTGGTTAATCAACTTTTTAAAAGGTTCATCAAAACCAATAAACCCTTTGTCGTATAAGAACTTCGTCCAAAAACGAGAATATAACAGATGTCCTGTAGCGTGTTCAGAACCTCCGATATATAAATCAACTTGGTTCCAATAATCTGCTTTTTCTTTGCTTACAAATTCATTTTCGTTTTTAGGATCCATATAGCGTAGGAAATACCAAGAACTTCCAGCCCAACCAGGCATAGTGTTGTATTCCATACGGTCCCCCTCAAAAATATTCCACGCCTCTTTTTGTGCTCTGGCCAACGGAGGCTCTCCATCTTCAGTAGGTAAATAAGCATCAACTTCAGGTAACGTAACAGGTAGTTGATTATCTTCTAAAACGTAAGGAATATCGTTTTTATAATAAACAGGGAATGGCTCACCCCAATAACGTTGACGACTAAATATCGCTTCTCTTAAACGGTAATTTGTTTGTCCTTTTCCTAAACCTCTTTTTTCTATTTCATAAATTGCTGTCCCAATTCCTTTTTTAGCAGTTAAACCATTTAAGAAATCAGAATTCACCAACTTTACAGATTTTTCAGTGTAAGCGCCCTCAGAAATATCAGCCCCTTCAAAAATATTTGGAATAGGAATATTAAAATGATTGGCAAAGTCCCAGTCTCTCTGATCTCCTGCAGGTACAGCCATTACAGCACCAGTACCATAAGTGGCTAGTACATAATCACCAATCCATATTTGAACTTTTTCACCAGTAAAAGGATGAATAGCATAAGCGCCTGTAAATTCTCCAGTAATATTTTTAACATCTGCTTGCCTATCTCTTTCCGATTTAGCAGCAGCTGTTTTTTGATAAGCTTCTACTTTTTCTTTGTATTCTTCAGTTGTGATTTTAGCAACCAGTTCATGTTCGGGAGCCAACACCATAAAGGTTACGCCAAAAATAGTGTCAGGTCGTGTCGTAAAGACCTCAATTTGATCATCAAATCCATCAATATTAAAAAAGACACTTGCCCCTTTCGATTTTCCTATCCAATTGCGTTGTTGTTCTTTTAAAGCATCAGAAAAATCAATTTGATCTAAACCAGTAAGTAAACGTTCAGCATAAGCAGTAATACGCATGCTCCATTGGCGCATTAGTTTTTGTTCAACAGGATGTCCTCCACGTTCAGAAACACCGTCTTTAATTTCGTCATTGGCCAAAACAGTTCCCAACTCAGGACACCAGTTTACCCAAGAGTCAGCTAAATAAGTCAAACGATAGTTCATTAACGTTTGTTGCTGTTTTTTTTCATCCCAACTGTTCCATTCATCAGCAGTAAAAATAGGCGTCTCATCACAAGCTGCATCAACGTTATGGTTACCTTCTTGCTCAAACGTTGCAATTAATGTCGAAATATCCTCAGCTTTGTCAGAGGTGTTGTTATACCAGGAATTAAAGATTTGTTTAAAAATCCATTGGGTCCATTGGTAATAATCAGGACTAGAAGTTCGAACCTCTCGATCCCAATCAAACGCAAAACCAATTTTATCTAACTGTTGTCTATAACGTGCAATGTTTTGTGCTGTCGTAATTGCAGGATGTTGCCCTGTTTTAATTGCATATTGTTCCGCTGGTAAACCAAAAGAGTCATACCCAGATGGGTGTAATACGTTAAATCCTCTGTTCTTTTTATAACGAGCCATAATGTCAGAAGCAATATAGCCCAATGGGTGACCTACATGCAGTCCTGCACCAGAAGGGTATGGAAACATATCTAAAGCATAAAACTTCTCTTTAGTGTCATCTTCAGTTGCTTTGTAAGTTTTGTTTTCAGCCCAAAACTTTTGCCATTTTTGTTCTATTGAATTATGGTTGTATTCGCTCATTATATTGTTTTTAATCTGGCGCGAATTTACAAAAATCTTTATGTTCTATCCTAGCGTTTAATACTGGAAGTTTTGGTGATGGTATTATAAACAAAAAAAAGCTCTACAAGAGAGCTTTAAAAAGGTGCTGGTAACTAAAGAATATTAAGTGTGTCATGAAAAAGTTATAAGTCTATTCTTTTGATTTGCAACACCTTTTTTTTGTCTTTAAGACGTTGTTGTTGGTATTTAAAAGGTCGGTTTATAAAATCATTGTCTTTTTAACTTCAAGGTTGTCAATTTGGATAAAGTAAACTCCTGTTTCTAAGTTAGAGAAAGTCACTTCAGAGTCAATTTGTCCAGTAATTTGTTTGACAACCTGTCCAAAAGAGTTGATTAATGAAATGTTATTATAAGTTTCTGTAATGTTTTTAATTGTAATGCTTTGGTTAGCTGTTGCAATTTCTACGTTGTTTTTATGGCTTTCTACAGCTTTGATTTCAGAATAAGTATAGTCACCATTGTAATCCGTTTGTTTTAATCTGTAGTAGCTTACTCCACTAGTTAAGTTATCATCTTGAGTAGAGTAGTTGATTGTTTCAACTGAAAAACCAGCTCCATCTACCATTGTTACTACTTCCCAATTCTCTAAGTCATCTGATTTTTCAATAGTAAAGAAATCATTGTTTAATTCAGAAGCAGTAGCCCATGATAAGTTAGTAGCGTTTAATGAATGGTCTAATTGAGCATCAAAACTTAATAATTCAATTGGTAGTGGACTAAATGTATTAATAGTAATGCTATAAGAATAAATACATAATGGGTCAGCTCCAGCGTCGTCTCCAGCTTGAATAGTCCAAGTTCCTGTTGCAAATTCGTTTGCAAAATCATTTAAGTTTCCTCCTTTTGGTCTAAACGTTCCAGATACTGGTGCTCCAGTTGGTCTAGCATTTGCAAAATTTGAGAAAGTTACTGTAGCTATAGGTGCACTCGCTCCTCCAGTCCATGTGTCATCGTTTGCTAAAACAACGCTTGTTCCTGTTGGGCTAATAACTCTAAAAGTTGTTTCTCCATGGTATGCATAACCACCTCTAGGATTTCCGCAAGAACCATCTGTTTTGCGAAATTGAATGGTTACGTTTACTGAAGCTATTCTCTCAGAAGCAGGGAAGTCTGTTCCTGCGATAAATTCAATGTCGTCGAATGAAACAGCGTAATCTCCTGTTCCGTCTATAGTGTATGCCGAAGCAAATGTATGTTCTTTAGTAATAGATGTAGAAAATGCTACTTGTACTGCGAATAAAAATGCGATTAATGTTGATACTGTTTTCATGACTTTTAATTTTTACGATTAATTATTTGATTGTGGAATAATGGATAATCGTACCAAAAGTCGGAAATCCTTTAAAACTGGGTGTTTATACCTAATGGGTAAGTGTTTAGGCGTTTCAAAATGGGAAAGAATTCTACGAATGGGAAGCTCGATAGGTCTAAATACGAATCAAAAATAGGTATTTATACCTAAAATAAATGTTGAATATAGGTTTATAAGCTCATCAGGGATTTGAATTTAGAGGATTGTCTTCTCGATACCTCTATATATTCATTAGCTCTTAATGTAATTCTTAAAGTCCCACTAAACCAATTTTCGATATTGCTAATGTGTTTAAGGTTAACGATGTTTTTTCTATTGGCTCTAAAGAAGTGAGCATTGTCCAATTTTTCTTCCAATAAGTTGAGAGATTTCAAAATCAAAGGTTTTTCATCATTAAAAAATACGCGAATATAGTTTCCTTCCGATTCAAAGTATCGAATGTCCTTTAAGGTAACAAACCAGCATTTTTCACCATCTTTTAAAAAGATTTGATGTTCTAACCCTAGTTTTTCTTTCGGCAAACTTTCTTGTGAGCGTTGTGAAAAGTCTTCAATAAGCGGGGTCAATACTTTCTTTAATTTTTCAGGGTCTACAGGTTTTGTAATATATCCTATAGCGTTTACATCAAAAGCTTTTAAAGCATAGTCGTTGTATGCTGTTACAAAGATTACTTTGGGAACTTTGTCTAAAGCAGCTAGTAAATCAAAACCGTTTTTTTCAGGCATTTCGATGTCTAAGAAAATTAAATCAGGTTGGTTCTTCTCGATGCTTTTTATGGCGTCATCAGCATTGCTACATTCCGCTATGACTTCGATTTCAGGGTAGCTGCTCAATAAAGAATTCATTTCCTTACGTGCTAAACGTTCATCGTCTATTATGATAACTTTCATTTTGAGTTAGAGTTTAAAGGGATTTTGATGGAGGCAACAACTAAACCATCAGTATTAGAAATGCCTAAGAAATGTTCTGGGTAGATTAAGTCCAATCGTTTTTTTATATTGGTTAAACCAATTCCAGTATCACTTTTTTTATGAGGGTCATAGAACCCGTCGTTTGCTATTTCAATATTAAGAAATTTGTTGGAGTTGTTAATTGTTATTGACACAGTTCCCCCTTTGGCCAATTGGCTAATACCATGTTTTATAGCGTTTTCAACAAATGTTTGAATAAGCAAGGGAGGAATCATTATTCGTAAAGCGTCACCGCTTATATCTTTATGAATATTGAGGCGCTCTTCAAATCTCACTTTTTCTAATTGTAAATAATCACTAACAATTTTTAACTCATCTTCAACTGTAATAAATTGTTCTTGCCCTAATACAAGAGTATTTCGAAGTACATTGCTCAATTGAGTAATGGATTTTTTGGCGATAATAGGGTCTTCGTCGATCAACGCTCTTATGCTATTTAGTGCATTAAACATAAAGTGCGGGTTCAGTTGGTTTTTTAAAACATTCAATTCCATGTCTTTTTGAACGCTTAGTAGTCTAAGGTTGTTCAGTTCTTGTTTTCTACTATTCTGTATAAAGAAATAAGTAGAGTAGGCAATGGCCCACATAAAAAAGATAATAAAATTGCTAAGAATTTGACTAAGAATTTCTGGAATTGAAAAATCAACTGCCAACGAAAATACAATGAGTCCAAGAATAATGTATAGGTAAAATCCAATAGCAAGAATGCCAGACCAACCTAAAAAATGAAGGACCATTTTAGAGAATGATTTCCTCAATAAGTTTTTACGAAGAATAATAAGACGAAATAACGAAGTAATCAAAATACTTCCGATGAAAATTAAGCTGGAACTTACGGCTGTTTTAAAACTTAATGTTTGCGTTGAAATTAGTTCTCCAATAATCCCTAAGAAAAGAAGAATGCCCCACCCAACAAATTGAAAAATCCAAAAAATGGGCTTAGGGGAAAATTTTGTTACTTCTTTGTTCATTCTTTCAAATATAAGAGTTTTTGGTTTTATTTTTATATCTTGGTATCATGAAAAGAGGTGTTGTTAGTGTTGTCTTCATCATGTTATGTTGGTACGTAGGAGCCCAAACAGTGGGAATTAATACAACTGGAGCTGTTCCTGCAACTTCGGCAATGTTAGATGTTTCGGCAACAAATAAAGGGGTGTTGATCCCTCGAGTTGATATTGCTGATTTGAGTACAGCTGCACCAGTAGCTGCACCAGTAACAAGTTTATTGGTTTACAATACCAATGCCACAACAGGTCAAGGATATTATTATTGGGATGGTACAGCTTGGATTCAATTAATTGATGCAGCGACGACTTTAGAAGATCATGATTGGTATGAAGTAGGTGGGACAACCCAGCCTGATAATATTAATGATGCTATTTATACGCAAGGAAATGTTGGGATAGGAACAGTTACGCCTAGTGTAAAATTGGCGGTATGGGATAATACAAGTCCTGCTATTCATTTGAGACGCGATGCAACTAACGAGTGGTATTTTACAGCCACACCAACAGGTAACGATCGTTTAGGAATTAGAGCTGGAGGTAATGCAGATGCTAACGAACAAGTAACGATCTTAACATCTGGAAATGTAGGAATAGGAACAATTACTCCTAATGCTAAATTGAACGTGTTTACTCAAATAGCAGGTACAGGTTTTACGCCAAGTGCGCAAGCAGATGAGATCTCAATTGAAAATAATTCCAATGCCGGCTTGTCAATTGGAACAGAGAATAATGGTAATTTCTATGTAGGGAATTCGACAACAAATAATTTAGGGCAATTAACATATAACACCTTAGATAATAGTTGGCGTATTGCTACTAATACAACAGAAAAAGTAAGGGTTTTAGCTAATGGTAAAGTTGGAATTGGGGTAACTGTTCCTAGGGGTAGACTAGAAATAAATCACGATGTGTCTAGTGAATATTCAGCAGTTTTGTTTAATACTCAAGATGTCGCAGGAAACGGGTTATTAATAGAATCAAATGGAGGATCAGATGATGATACATTGATTTATGCAATAGGAGACTTAAATGGAACACCAACAGATAAATTCATTTTGCTAGGTGACGGAAGAGTAGGAGTAAATCAA
Above is a window of Flavobacteriales bacterium DNA encoding:
- the leuS gene encoding leucine--tRNA ligase; the protein is MSEYNHNSIEQKWQKFWAENKTYKATEDDTKEKFYALDMFPYPSGAGLHVGHPLGYIASDIMARYKKNRGFNVLHPSGYDSFGLPAEQYAIKTGQHPAITTAQNIARYRQQLDKIGFAFDWDREVRTSSPDYYQWTQWIFKQIFNSWYNNTSDKAEDISTLIATFEQEGNHNVDAACDETPIFTADEWNSWDEKKQQQTLMNYRLTYLADSWVNWCPELGTVLANDEIKDGVSERGGHPVEQKLMRQWSMRITAYAERLLTGLDQIDFSDALKEQQRNWIGKSKGASVFFNIDGFDDQIEVFTTRPDTIFGVTFMVLAPEHELVAKITTEEYKEKVEAYQKTAAAKSERDRQADVKNITGEFTGAYAIHPFTGEKVQIWIGDYVLATYGTGAVMAVPAGDQRDWDFANHFNIPIPNIFEGADISEGAYTEKSVKLVNSDFLNGLTAKKGIGTAIYEIEKRGLGKGQTNYRLREAIFSRQRYWGEPFPVYYKNDIPYVLEDNQLPVTLPEVDAYLPTEDGEPPLARAQKEAWNIFEGDRMEYNTMPGWAGSSWYFLRYMDPKNENEFVSKEKADYWNQVDLYIGGSEHATGHLLYSRFWTKFLYDKGFIGFDEPFKKLINQGMILGRSSFVYKVKDENKIVSKGLRKEYKTQKLHIDIKYVENDLLNIEAASKDPLFSFLKDAEFVLEDGKYICGHEIEKMSKSKYNVQTPDDLCEQYGADSLRCYEMFLGPLEQAKPWDTQGINGVNNFLKKLWRLFPQDNVFDEGEATKDALKTLHKTIKKVTEDIERYSFNTVISTFMIAVNELGAQKCKNKTILSELVVLISPFAPHITEELWERLGNNTSVTTAPWPEFNEQHIIESNFSYPVSFNGKMRFKLDLPIEMGKDDIEKALFAHEKTAGYLGGKDPKKIIIVPKRIINVVV
- a CDS encoding LytTR family DNA-binding domain-containing protein encodes the protein MKVIIIDDERLARKEMNSLLSSYPEIEVIAECSNADDAIKSIEKNQPDLIFLDIEMPEKNGFDLLAALDKVPKVIFVTAYNDYALKAFDVNAIGYITKPVDPEKLKKVLTPLIEDFSQRSQESLPKEKLGLEHQIFLKDGEKCWFVTLKDIRYFESEGNYIRVFFNDEKPLILKSLNLLEEKLDNAHFFRANRKNIVNLKHISNIENWFSGTLRITLRANEYIEVSRRQSSKFKSLMSL
- a CDS encoding histidine kinase yields the protein MNKEVTKFSPKPIFWIFQFVGWGILLFLGIIGELISTQTLSFKTAVSSSLIFIGSILITSLFRLIILRKNLLRKSFSKMVLHFLGWSGILAIGFYLYIILGLIVFSLAVDFSIPEILSQILSNFIIFFMWAIAYSTYFFIQNSRKQELNNLRLLSVQKDMELNVLKNQLNPHFMFNALNSIRALIDEDPIIAKKSITQLSNVLRNTLVLGQEQFITVEDELKIVSDYLQLEKVRFEERLNIHKDISGDALRIMIPPLLIQTFVENAIKHGISQLAKGGTVSITINNSNKFLNIEIANDGFYDPHKKSDTGIGLTNIKKRLDLIYPEHFLGISNTDGLVVASIKIPLNSNSK
- a CDS encoding T9SS type A sorting domain-containing protein — its product is MKTVSTLIAFLFAVQVAFSTSITKEHTFASAYTIDGTGDYAVSFDDIEFIAGTDFPASERIASVNVTIQFRKTDGSCGNPRGGYAYHGETTFRVISPTGTSVVLANDDTWTGGASAPIATVTFSNFANARPTGAPVSGTFRPKGGNLNDFANEFATGTWTIQAGDDAGADPLCIYSYSITINTFSPLPIELLSFDAQLDHSLNATNLSWATASELNNDFFTIEKSDDLENWEVVTMVDGAGFSVETINYSTQDDNLTSGVSYYRLKQTDYNGDYTYSEIKAVESHKNNVEIATANQSITIKNITETYNNISLINSFGQVVKQITGQIDSEVTFSNLETGVYFIQIDNLEVKKTMIL